In Corynebacterium endometrii, one DNA window encodes the following:
- a CDS encoding recombination mediator RecR — MFEGPLQDLIDEFSRLPGVGPKSAQRIAFHVLHMDPEDVTRLQNALGAVRDGVTFCRICSNISRESVCRICVNSQRDAGTICVVEEPKDIQVIERTGEYTGRYHVLGGALDPLANIGPKNLNITQLLQRIGGVLPDRELADSTPDNPLYDETPSIKEVILATDPNTEGEATAAYLVRLLKDFPDLKITRLASGMPLGGDLEFVDELTLSRALSGRLTV, encoded by the coding sequence GTGTTTGAAGGCCCACTACAAGATCTCATCGATGAGTTCTCCCGCCTGCCGGGTGTGGGACCTAAGAGTGCCCAGCGCATTGCCTTCCACGTGCTGCACATGGACCCGGAGGACGTAACGCGCCTGCAAAACGCGCTGGGCGCGGTGCGCGATGGCGTGACGTTCTGCAGAATCTGCAGCAATATTTCCCGCGAGTCCGTGTGCCGCATCTGTGTGAACTCCCAACGCGACGCGGGGACCATCTGCGTGGTGGAGGAGCCGAAGGACATTCAGGTCATCGAGCGCACCGGTGAATACACCGGCCGCTACCACGTGCTGGGCGGCGCGCTGGATCCGTTGGCGAATATTGGTCCAAAAAACCTGAATATAACCCAGCTCTTGCAGCGCATAGGCGGGGTCCTGCCGGACCGTGAGTTGGCGGATTCCACACCGGACAATCCACTCTATGATGAGACGCCTTCCATCAAGGAGGTCATCCTGGCTACGGACCCTAACACGGAGGGTGAGGCCACCGCGGCATACCTGGTCAGGCTGTTAAAAGACTTCCCGGATTTGAAGATCACGCGGTTGGCCTCGGGAATGCCGCTGGGCGGAGACCTGGAATTCGTGGATGAACTCACGCTATCGCGTGCGTTATCCGGCAGGCTGACCGTGTAA
- the leuA gene encoding 2-isopropylmalate synthase, whose product MSPNDSFISAPREITTPSGPRREGQPAWNKQRGSSMPIDRYLPFAKEVEDIVLPDRTWPDQKITHAPQWCAVDLRDGNQALIDPMSPQRKHRMFDLLVKMGYKEIEVGFPSASQTDFDFVREIIEQNKIPEDVTIQVLVQAREHLIRRTFEACEGAPNVIVHFYNSTSKLQREVVFRKDKPAIKKLATDAAELIKSIAADYPQTNWRWEYSPESFTGTELDFAKEVCDEVVAIMGATPDNPMIINLPSTVEMISPNVYADSIEWMHRNLNNRESIIISLHPHNDRGEGIAAAEQGYMAGADRIEGCLFGNGERTGNVDLVTLGLNMLTQGVDPQIDFSDLPTIRETVEYCNQLRVPERHPYGGDLVFTAFSGSHQDAINKGLDALANKVRPGANNTDVSWEELRETVWEVPYLPIDPKDVGRDYEAVIRVNSQSGKGGVAYIMKTDHGINLPRAMQAEFSSIVQGVTDAEGGEVNSKAMWDIFAKEYLDRTTPLEQVAITIHNAETIDADVDVVAKVIYNGEEKELKGTGNGPIAAYANALEAVGIDLEVLEYSQQSRSAGDDAEAACYIAADVNGTKVWGVGTAGSTTNASLRAITSAVNRAFNS is encoded by the coding sequence ATGTCACCTAATGACTCATTTATCTCCGCCCCTCGCGAAATCACCACCCCATCTGGCCCACGCCGCGAAGGCCAGCCGGCATGGAATAAGCAGCGCGGATCCTCGATGCCAATCGACCGCTACCTGCCGTTCGCCAAGGAGGTAGAGGACATTGTCCTGCCGGACCGCACCTGGCCGGACCAAAAGATCACCCATGCGCCGCAGTGGTGCGCGGTGGATCTGCGTGATGGAAACCAGGCTCTGATTGACCCCATGTCCCCACAACGCAAGCACCGTATGTTCGATCTGCTGGTGAAGATGGGTTACAAGGAAATCGAGGTTGGTTTCCCCTCCGCGTCACAGACTGACTTTGACTTTGTGCGTGAAATCATCGAGCAGAACAAGATCCCTGAAGATGTCACCATCCAGGTTCTTGTTCAGGCCCGCGAGCACCTGATTCGCCGCACCTTCGAGGCATGTGAGGGCGCACCAAACGTGATCGTGCACTTCTACAACTCCACCTCCAAGCTTCAGCGTGAGGTTGTATTCCGCAAGGACAAGCCGGCGATTAAGAAGCTGGCTACGGACGCAGCAGAACTGATCAAGAGCATTGCTGCGGACTACCCTCAGACCAATTGGCGCTGGGAATACTCACCTGAGTCCTTTACCGGCACCGAACTGGACTTCGCGAAGGAAGTCTGCGATGAGGTAGTGGCAATCATGGGCGCCACCCCTGATAACCCGATGATTATCAACCTGCCATCCACGGTGGAGATGATCTCCCCTAACGTGTACGCGGATTCCATTGAGTGGATGCACCGCAACTTAAACAACCGCGAGTCCATCATCATCTCCCTGCACCCGCACAATGACCGTGGTGAGGGTATCGCCGCAGCCGAGCAGGGCTACATGGCCGGCGCGGACCGCATTGAGGGCTGCCTGTTTGGCAACGGCGAACGCACCGGCAACGTTGACCTGGTGACCTTGGGGCTGAACATGCTGACCCAGGGAGTAGACCCACAGATTGACTTCTCCGATTTGCCAACCATCCGTGAAACGGTGGAGTACTGCAACCAGTTGCGCGTACCTGAGCGCCACCCATACGGCGGCGACCTGGTCTTCACCGCGTTCTCCGGCTCCCACCAGGACGCGATTAATAAGGGCCTGGATGCGCTGGCGAACAAGGTTCGCCCAGGCGCTAATAACACTGACGTGTCCTGGGAGGAGCTGCGCGAAACCGTTTGGGAGGTTCCTTACCTGCCAATCGATCCTAAGGACGTTGGCCGTGACTATGAGGCGGTTATCCGCGTGAACTCGCAGTCCGGCAAGGGCGGCGTGGCCTACATCATGAAGACGGACCACGGCATTAACCTGCCTCGCGCTATGCAGGCTGAGTTCTCCTCCATCGTCCAGGGCGTCACCGATGCTGAGGGCGGCGAGGTTAATTCCAAGGCCATGTGGGACATCTTCGCCAAGGAATACCTGGACCGCACCACCCCGCTGGAGCAGGTGGCGATTACCATCCATAACGCCGAGACCATCGATGCTGACGTGGATGTGGTGGCGAAGGTCATCTACAACGGCGAGGAGAAGGAGCTCAAGGGCACCGGCAATGGCCCTATCGCGGCTTACGCCAATGCACTGGAGGCCGTGGGCATTGACCTGGAGGTCCTGGAGTACTCCCAGCAGTCCCGTTCCGCCGGCGATGACGCTGAGGCCGCATGTTACATCGCGGCCGATGTCAACGGCACCAAGGTCTGGGGTGTTGGCACCGCAGGTTCTACCACCAATGCGTCCCTGCGCGCGATTACCTCCGCCGTCAACCGCGCCTTCAATTCCTAA
- a CDS encoding DNA polymerase III subunit gamma and tau translates to MALYRKYRPATFAEVVGQEQVTAPLSAALDSGRINHAYLFSGPRGCGKTSSARIMARSLNCAQGPTSQPCGTCPSCVSLAPGGPGNLDVTELDAASHNGVDDMRELRDRAYYAPAESRYRIFIIDEAHMISQSGANALLKVVEEPPEHVIFIFATTEPEKIIGTIRSRTHHYPFRLLTPPAMKGLLQRTVASEDVHVDDAVYPMVIQAGGGSPRDTLSILDQLLAGAGPDGLTYELARPLLGVTDLTLIDDTIAALAAGDKAGLFKLVDDVIEAGHEPRRFAVDLLDRLRDLMVLQAVPDACEAGLVDAPTDRASVLAQQAQSFSGQHLAFLAAKVNEQVAQLRGATSPRLLLEILCANLVSAAAPVQENQPSFEAPRQGASAQSASAPAAESERPSRSGQSGAEAAAAAAAAIANRRRNAQQVKPEPGQSTQPAQAAQRTQTAEAPQPAEPAQQAQPSQPEPTQLAGPAQLNSSQPAPESAPAPGQAAPSQPEEQQEVATPQASPEELTEKIRSEWAAIRVAVGKKRKPAEIMLTEARVLGIKDGTLVLGHTTGALAERLNADDNNSAIVEALKERLEVELSVNCIIGTDPEKAGFSAPAGPRPTWNPQKESAQETAHDEPESDEQEPESPAPKRQERPAPRDQGAQRDRPARAEEAEAGTHEQSPGDVYSGPAEDEQPRSQHEAQQEANPEVETPEEKEAEAESQPAAQRAPESSPAPKASTGGWGAPRPIGGENPQPAREQPDEVNHQPQEQPAHRSFGEAARPAPPQPSPRASQPAQPPQRHGRPSWQDKIAQVTQLTAQREEEFNKNAFSNGVPLPPEPEDDYPPAPPEEENYYPPRQQHQAPAQQAGQANNQTAARQEPPQPYSRDDEEREMIEAAQEAGEHDHRSSTEVAMELLEKELGARRA, encoded by the coding sequence ATATCGTCCAGCAACTTTCGCAGAGGTAGTAGGCCAGGAACAGGTCACCGCACCATTGTCGGCAGCCCTTGATTCGGGGCGCATCAACCATGCGTACCTATTTTCGGGCCCGCGCGGCTGCGGCAAGACCTCCTCGGCCCGCATCATGGCGCGTTCCTTGAACTGCGCCCAGGGGCCTACCTCACAGCCGTGTGGCACCTGCCCTAGCTGCGTATCCCTGGCCCCTGGTGGGCCGGGCAACCTGGACGTGACTGAGCTTGACGCCGCGTCCCACAACGGCGTCGATGACATGCGTGAACTGCGTGATCGCGCCTACTACGCGCCGGCTGAGTCCCGGTACCGCATTTTCATCATCGATGAGGCGCACATGATCTCCCAGTCCGGCGCCAATGCCCTGCTGAAGGTGGTTGAGGAGCCGCCGGAGCACGTGATTTTTATCTTCGCGACCACTGAGCCGGAGAAAATCATCGGCACCATCCGTTCGCGCACCCATCACTACCCGTTCCGCCTTCTAACCCCGCCCGCCATGAAGGGCCTTTTGCAGCGCACGGTGGCCTCTGAGGACGTCCATGTGGATGATGCGGTGTACCCCATGGTCATTCAGGCCGGAGGCGGTTCCCCGCGCGATACTTTGTCCATCCTGGACCAGCTCCTTGCCGGCGCGGGCCCTGACGGATTGACCTATGAACTTGCCCGCCCGCTGCTGGGGGTCACGGATCTCACGCTCATCGATGACACCATCGCGGCTCTGGCGGCCGGGGATAAGGCCGGGCTGTTCAAGCTTGTCGATGACGTGATTGAGGCCGGCCATGAGCCCCGCCGGTTCGCCGTGGACCTGCTTGACCGCCTGCGCGATTTGATGGTCTTGCAGGCCGTCCCTGATGCCTGCGAGGCGGGATTGGTGGATGCCCCTACTGACCGCGCCTCAGTCCTTGCACAGCAGGCGCAGTCTTTCAGTGGTCAGCACCTGGCGTTCTTGGCCGCCAAGGTCAACGAGCAGGTAGCGCAGCTGCGTGGCGCCACGTCGCCGCGCCTGCTGCTGGAGATCTTGTGCGCAAACTTGGTCTCCGCGGCCGCTCCAGTGCAGGAAAACCAGCCTTCCTTCGAGGCTCCTCGCCAAGGCGCTTCGGCTCAAAGCGCATCCGCTCCGGCCGCCGAGTCTGAGCGTCCTTCCCGCTCGGGGCAAAGCGGAGCCGAGGCCGCCGCGGCAGCCGCGGCCGCCATCGCAAACCGCCGGCGGAACGCGCAGCAGGTTAAGCCCGAACCAGGCCAGTCAACCCAGCCTGCCCAAGCGGCCCAACGGACTCAAACAGCTGAGGCACCGCAGCCCGCAGAGCCGGCCCAGCAAGCGCAGCCGTCCCAGCCGGAGCCAACGCAGCTGGCGGGGCCGGCCCAGCTCAATTCGTCTCAGCCCGCGCCTGAGTCTGCGCCAGCGCCGGGGCAGGCTGCCCCATCCCAGCCGGAGGAGCAGCAGGAGGTTGCAACGCCACAGGCAAGCCCGGAGGAGCTGACTGAAAAGATCCGTTCCGAGTGGGCCGCCATCCGTGTCGCCGTGGGCAAGAAGCGCAAGCCGGCGGAAATCATGCTGACGGAGGCGCGCGTCCTGGGGATAAAGGATGGCACCCTAGTCCTCGGCCACACCACGGGTGCCTTGGCGGAACGCTTGAACGCGGATGACAATAATTCGGCGATCGTCGAGGCGCTGAAGGAGCGCCTCGAGGTAGAACTTTCGGTTAATTGCATCATTGGAACCGACCCGGAAAAGGCCGGGTTCTCGGCCCCGGCTGGGCCTCGGCCAACGTGGAATCCACAGAAGGAATCGGCTCAGGAAACCGCGCATGACGAGCCTGAGTCTGACGAACAGGAGCCTGAGAGTCCGGCTCCTAAGCGGCAGGAACGGCCAGCGCCACGGGACCAAGGCGCGCAGCGGGACCGGCCGGCGCGGGCGGAGGAAGCAGAGGCCGGAACTCATGAGCAATCGCCAGGAGACGTCTACTCTGGCCCGGCTGAGGATGAGCAACCACGCAGCCAGCACGAGGCGCAGCAGGAGGCTAACCCCGAGGTAGAAACCCCAGAGGAAAAGGAGGCCGAAGCCGAATCGCAGCCGGCAGCACAACGGGCCCCGGAATCCTCACCCGCGCCAAAGGCGTCTACCGGAGGGTGGGGCGCACCGCGGCCCATCGGCGGAGAGAACCCGCAGCCCGCCCGCGAGCAACCCGATGAGGTAAACCATCAGCCGCAGGAACAGCCAGCGCACCGGAGCTTTGGCGAGGCTGCGCGCCCCGCGCCACCGCAGCCGTCGCCGCGGGCGTCGCAGCCCGCGCAGCCACCGCAGCGTCACGGGAGGCCCAGCTGGCAGGATAAAATTGCCCAGGTTACCCAGTTGACCGCCCAGCGGGAGGAAGAGTTCAACAAAAACGCCTTTAGCAATGGCGTCCCGCTGCCGCCGGAGCCTGAGGATGACTACCCGCCAGCGCCGCCGGAGGAGGAGAATTACTATCCGCCGCGTCAGCAGCACCAGGCTCCCGCGCAGCAGGCGGGCCAGGCGAACAACCAGACGGCGGCGCGCCAAGAGCCACCACAACCGTACAGCCGTGACGATGAAGAACGGGAGATGATCGAGGCCGCCCAGGAGGCAGGCGAGCATGATCACCGCTCTTCCACCGAGGTTGCGATGGAATTGTTGGAAAAAGAGCTAGGCGCGCGCAGGGCCTAG
- a CDS encoding type 1 glutamine amidotransferase: protein MANELNIGLVLPDVLGTYGDDGNALVLRQRARMRGWNATIHTIRLGEPIPETLDIYTLGGGEDVAQILAAEHIIADGGLTRAANAGRPILAICAGFQVLGESFRASGRVVDGVGLIDATTTPLQERSIGEVASTPTGTGITAGLTERLTGFENHMGATILGPEAKPLGTVTRGTGNSDKAATEDLPDAAVQVTSEGAVQGSVVATYMHGPALARNPQLADLLFAQATGQSLEELEPLDIPAVEQLRKERMS, encoded by the coding sequence ATGGCTAATGAGCTCAATATTGGTCTGGTACTGCCGGACGTCCTGGGTACCTACGGCGATGACGGCAATGCGCTGGTATTGCGCCAACGCGCGCGCATGCGCGGCTGGAATGCCACCATCCACACCATCCGCCTGGGCGAGCCCATCCCTGAGACCCTGGACATCTACACCCTTGGCGGGGGCGAGGACGTGGCGCAGATTCTGGCCGCGGAACACATCATCGCGGATGGCGGCCTCACCCGCGCCGCCAACGCGGGCCGGCCAATTCTTGCAATCTGCGCTGGCTTCCAAGTCCTAGGTGAATCCTTCCGCGCCTCGGGCCGCGTCGTGGACGGCGTGGGCCTCATCGATGCCACCACCACCCCGCTGCAGGAACGTTCCATCGGCGAGGTAGCCTCCACCCCAACCGGCACCGGCATTACCGCGGGCCTGACCGAGCGCCTGACCGGCTTCGAAAACCACATGGGCGCCACCATTTTGGGCCCAGAGGCTAAGCCCTTGGGCACCGTCACCCGCGGCACCGGCAATTCCGATAAGGCCGCAACCGAAGACCTTCCGGATGCGGCCGTCCAGGTCACCTCGGAGGGCGCCGTCCAGGGCAGCGTTGTGGCCACCTACATGCACGGTCCGGCGTTGGCCCGCAATCCACAGCTCGCCGATCTACTCTTCGCCCAGGCCACCGGCCAAAGCCTCGAGGAACTGGAACCGCTGGATATTCCGGCCGTGGAGCAGCTGCGCAAGGAACGCATGTCCTAG
- a CDS encoding Mur ligase family protein — protein sequence MSFSLPGSLKKLRTKAATTAATLATTASRATGRGAGGMIGGLIAGAIDPNIMTSLGAGRPAVLVTGTNGKSTTTRMLAAAMRSAYTVATNDGGDNMDAGIISALMAGKDASRIVLEVDELHVPHVAEKLKPQALVLLNLSRDQLDRVGEINKIERALRGAVEANPDMLVIANCDDVLMTSVAFDAKKVIWVSAGAGWLGDSVSCPRTGGHIVSSDGDWYAVKPLPDGREFRRPTPSWVVDEEGLHTPQGTSELNLALPGRANRGNAAQAIAAAVEGFGVELEPAVKAAESVADVAGRYSTVHLGDHEIRLLLAKNPAGWQEALSMVDRDADGLVIAANGQVADGVDMSWLWDVRFEHFEGIAVKASGERGTDLAVRLVYADISHELIKDPVEAIKSCPPGRVEVLANYTAFRDLKKALERAAAVEKAEQADKEATNG from the coding sequence ATGAGTTTTTCACTTCCTGGTTCGCTAAAGAAGCTGCGCACCAAGGCGGCTACCACGGCGGCGACGCTGGCAACCACCGCATCGCGCGCAACTGGCCGCGGTGCGGGCGGCATGATTGGCGGTTTGATCGCTGGCGCCATTGACCCCAATATCATGACCTCACTGGGCGCTGGGCGTCCGGCGGTGCTGGTTACCGGCACCAATGGCAAGTCCACCACTACCCGCATGCTGGCGGCCGCCATGCGTTCCGCGTACACCGTAGCCACCAACGATGGCGGCGACAACATGGATGCCGGTATCATTTCCGCGCTCATGGCGGGCAAGGACGCATCCCGCATCGTGTTGGAAGTAGATGAGCTGCACGTGCCGCACGTGGCTGAAAAGCTCAAGCCACAGGCACTGGTGCTGCTCAACCTCTCCCGTGACCAGCTGGACCGCGTGGGTGAAATCAACAAAATTGAGCGCGCGCTGCGCGGCGCGGTGGAAGCCAACCCAGACATGTTGGTGATTGCTAACTGCGATGACGTGTTGATGACCTCGGTCGCCTTTGACGCAAAGAAGGTCATTTGGGTCTCCGCCGGCGCCGGCTGGCTCGGCGATTCCGTCTCTTGCCCGCGAACCGGCGGCCACATTGTCTCCTCGGACGGTGACTGGTACGCGGTTAAGCCGCTGCCGGACGGCCGCGAGTTCCGCCGCCCTACGCCTTCCTGGGTTGTAGATGAAGAGGGCCTGCATACCCCACAAGGAACCTCGGAACTAAACCTGGCGCTGCCGGGACGCGCCAACCGTGGCAACGCGGCACAGGCTATCGCCGCCGCGGTTGAGGGCTTCGGCGTGGAGCTGGAACCCGCCGTCAAAGCCGCAGAGTCCGTCGCCGACGTGGCCGGCCGTTACTCCACCGTCCACTTGGGAGACCATGAAATCCGTCTCCTGCTGGCCAAGAACCCCGCAGGTTGGCAGGAAGCCCTGTCCATGGTGGACCGCGACGCAGATGGCCTGGTCATCGCGGCCAATGGGCAAGTTGCCGATGGCGTGGACATGTCCTGGCTGTGGGACGTTAGATTCGAGCACTTTGAGGGCATTGCCGTCAAGGCCTCCGGCGAGCGCGGCACGGACCTCGCAGTGCGCCTGGTCTACGCGGACATTTCCCACGAGCTCATCAAGGACCCGGTCGAGGCTATTAAGTCCTGCCCGCCCGGCCGGGTTGAGGTCCTGGCAAACTACACGGCGTTTCGTGATTTGAAGAAGGCGCTGGAGCGCGCCGCCGCAGTTGAGAAGGCAGAGCAGGCAGACAAGGAGGCCACCAATGGCTAA
- a CDS encoding YbaB/EbfC family nucleoid-associated protein: MTEPNPMNQANDMNELLAQAARVQAELQKAQEEILAAKVEGTAGNGLVKVTMTGGAELLDVTIDPSVANADDVETLQDLIIGAFKDAHAKAGQLAQEKIGPLSQGMGQSQQGYDGPSFQDVFGGGQ; this comes from the coding sequence ATGACCGAACCAAATCCAATGAACCAGGCTAATGACATGAACGAGCTGCTGGCCCAGGCGGCACGCGTACAGGCTGAATTGCAGAAGGCTCAGGAAGAAATCCTCGCAGCCAAGGTAGAGGGCACCGCGGGCAACGGCCTGGTCAAGGTCACCATGACCGGCGGCGCGGAGCTGCTGGACGTAACCATCGACCCGTCCGTAGCGAATGCCGATGACGTAGAGACCCTTCAGGACCTCATCATCGGAGCTTTCAAGGACGCTCACGCCAAGGCCGGTCAGCTGGCTCAGGAAAAGATTGGTCCGCTGTCCCAGGGCATGGGTCAGTCCCAGCAGGGCTATGACGGGCCATCCTTCCAGGATGTATTCGGTGGCGGTCAGTAA
- a CDS encoding DNA polymerase III subunit epsilon: MIKPHDFRQAAGTPPADSACPDEQDPQAAFPFIALTIQSTGIHPATSRLITLDAVTLSESGEHGEEFHVVFNPDGDCGPKHQHGLTPEEVAEGQPFSGVLKTLDELIDGRTLILHDTSYTWGFVVSEARRAMTAAARQNRARNRGRNRNRRRRQKVGHIPNPAAIIDTLATARRQAVQLTDIRLNAVALAYGLDVEAPQATPQRASRPEAETSREATLNLIALATAQRERGNLATMDPEKLRADRFGLQRSMIRNEAINAPRMHHNPGTYQPGKELIRGMEIVVAPDIEMDPDVIIEALVKAELNYVEKLSRESSLVVCNVTTDLVGKPMHAVRKNIPLMSDVAFMEALERIQDAIPAPEKKEREGKHVPNSNNRSARRRSSTGSSKSGSGTKPGQKSGQKSSQRPTHGSGGGAKDPSEGSAKGNTKNKPKNANGDGGRNSGKKNQRRRGGRGRRRRNSSGNGRGNGNS, translated from the coding sequence ATGATAAAGCCGCATGATTTTCGCCAGGCAGCGGGAACGCCACCCGCTGATTCGGCATGCCCCGATGAGCAGGACCCCCAGGCGGCTTTCCCCTTTATTGCACTGACTATTCAGTCCACCGGCATTCATCCGGCGACAAGCAGGCTGATCACGCTCGATGCGGTCACGCTCAGTGAATCCGGTGAGCATGGCGAAGAGTTTCACGTGGTATTCAACCCGGACGGCGATTGCGGACCCAAACATCAGCACGGCCTTACCCCTGAAGAGGTAGCGGAGGGCCAGCCCTTTTCCGGCGTGCTCAAAACCCTGGATGAACTCATCGATGGCCGCACGCTCATTCTCCATGACACTTCTTATACGTGGGGCTTTGTGGTCTCCGAGGCCCGCCGCGCCATGACCGCCGCCGCCCGGCAAAACCGTGCGCGCAACCGCGGCCGTAATCGCAATCGGCGCCGCCGCCAGAAGGTGGGGCACATCCCTAACCCCGCGGCGATTATTGACACCTTGGCCACCGCGCGCCGCCAGGCCGTACAGCTGACTGACATCCGCCTCAACGCCGTAGCGCTGGCCTATGGCCTCGACGTAGAGGCGCCGCAGGCCACGCCGCAACGCGCCAGTCGCCCGGAAGCAGAGACTTCCCGCGAGGCAACGCTCAACCTCATCGCGTTGGCTACAGCCCAACGCGAGCGCGGAAACCTAGCCACCATGGACCCGGAAAAGCTGCGCGCGGACCGCTTTGGCCTGCAGCGCTCCATGATCCGCAATGAGGCGATTAACGCTCCTCGCATGCACCATAATCCGGGCACCTATCAGCCGGGCAAGGAGCTTATCCGCGGCATGGAGATTGTGGTGGCGCCGGATATTGAGATGGACCCGGACGTTATCATCGAGGCGCTGGTCAAGGCCGAGCTCAACTACGTGGAAAAGCTTTCGCGTGAGTCTTCACTCGTGGTGTGCAACGTGACCACGGATCTCGTGGGCAAGCCCATGCACGCGGTGCGCAAGAACATCCCGCTGATGTCCGATGTGGCCTTCATGGAGGCCCTGGAGCGCATCCAGGACGCGATTCCCGCGCCGGAGAAGAAGGAACGTGAGGGCAAGCACGTTCCTAATTCCAACAACCGCAGCGCCCGCCGCCGTTCGAGCACCGGCTCATCCAAGAGCGGTTCGGGAACGAAACCCGGCCAAAAATCCGGACAAAAATCCAGCCAGAGGCCCACCCATGGCTCCGGCGGCGGAGCCAAGGATCCATCCGAGGGTTCAGCGAAAGGGAACACGAAAAACAAGCCGAAGAATGCTAATGGTGACGGCGGAAGAAATTCCGGGAAGAAAAACCAGCGTCGGCGTGGTGGGCGTGGTCGCCGTAGGCGAAATTCTTCCGGCAACGGTCGCGGGAACGGTAATTCTTAG